Part of the Choloepus didactylus isolate mChoDid1 chromosome 10, mChoDid1.pri, whole genome shotgun sequence genome is shown below.
tGTTCTCTCATTGTGATTtcgatttgtattttcctgacagctaatgatgttgagcatcttttcatgtgctttgtgtccatttgcatatcttctttggagatatgtttACTCAAGACTTCTGCCCAAATTTTAACTgggctgtttatctttttgttggtaagttgaaggattttgtaaatgtattctggatattagatgttatcagatatgtggtttccaaatatttttttcctttgaggtccaagtgatttttattttgatgagataccatttatgtatttttttctcttgttgcttgtactttgggtataaagtctaagaaaccatttccaacacaaggtcctgaagatgcttccctatgttttcttctaggagtttgatagttctagctcttgtatttagctctttggtccattttgagttgattttggtaTATCATTTGAGATAGGTGTCCTTTTTCATTGATCtccatgtctgtccttgtgccagtaccatgctgttttgttttgttttacctcaTCCATTCATTTTAGTCTTTAAAcaaatttactgagcacctaccatgtgccaagaaCTGTATTGGGCAAGGAGAATACAAAGTTGAACAATGACAAAAGACACAGTTCCTATCCTCATGGAATTTACAATCTAGTGGATCTGACATTAATCaagtaaacaaaataacaatGGTGTTAAATGCTAAGAAGTAaagagtaccatgctgttttgattactgtggctttgtaataagttttaaaatcaggactTGTCAGTCctctaatttcattcttctttttcaagatggctttagctatttggggccccttacccttccatataaatttaatgattggctttccatttctgtaaaggtTATTGGaattgattgggattgcattaagtctataaattgctttgggcaggactgacatcttaacaatatttagtcttccaactcATGAACATGGAagttccttctatttatttaggtcttctttgatttctttagcaatgttttgtcattttctgtctacaagttctttacatccttggttaaatttattcctagatatttgattcatacTTTGTTTGATAACAACTTCaatttttagttgctgttgtgaatggaatttttgttcttgatttcttcttccgatggttcattgctagtgtataaaaacactactgatttgtggCTGTTGAACTTGtaccccgccactttgctgaattcatttattagttctaggaactttgttgtggatttttcaggattttctgtatatatgatcatatcatctgcaaataaggagagttttacttcttctgttCCAACTtgtatgtcttttctttctttttcttactaatgctctggctagaacttccagtacaatgttgaataacaatggtgacagtgggtgtactggtttgaatgtattatgtcccccaaaacaccattatctttgatgcactcttgtgtgggcagatgtattagtgttgattagattgtaattctttgagtgtttccatggagatgcgacccacccaactgaaggtgataactctgattagataatttccatggaggtgtggccctgcccattcattgtgggccttgattagtttactagacactatataagctcagacagaaggaacgagcttgcttcagccaagagggacactttgaagaacgcacaggaactgagagaggagctgcagcttagagagtcatattggagatggcctttgaaagcagtcttttgctcgtgagacactaagagaggacagatgcaccaagagcaactgagagtgacattttgaagaggagctgcagcctagagaggaacgtcctgggagaaagccattttgaaaccagaactctggagcaaacgccagccacgtgccttcccagctaacagaggttttctggactccattgggcatccttcagtgaaggtactgttgttgatgccttaccttggacactttaaggccttaagactgcaactttgtaaccaaataaaccccctttataaaagccaatccatttctggtattttgcattccagcagcattagcaaaccagaacagtgggcatccttgtcttattactcattttagagggaaaattttcagtctttcaccattaagaaggttgttagctatgggtttttcataaatgctctttatcatgttgagaaagtttccttctattcctatctttcaaagtgtttttatcaagaagggatgctggatttagTCAAATGACttctctgcatcagttgagatgatcatgtgctttattccttcattctgttaatgtggtgtattatatgaattgattttcttatgttgaatcaacctCGAATGTCAGGGACAAAggccacttaatcatggtgtataattattttaataagctgttggattcggtttgctagtattttcctggggatttttacatctatattcctaagagatattggtctgtagttttcttttcttttggtatctttatctagttttggtatgagggtgacgTCCACCTCATAGGATGTGTTAGGGAGTGTTCCTCCTCCTCAATTTTGTTTAAAGAGTTcaagcagaattggagttaatttAATGTTTTGTAGAAcacccctgtgaagccatctggtcctgggcttttcttccttgggtggtttttgattactgattcaagctctttactagtaattgggtTGTGGAGatgttctattttttcttgagtcaatgtaggtaatttgtgtgtttctaagaatttgtccatttcatctatgttatctaatttattggcatacagttgttcatagtactctgttatagtcctttttatttccatgagattgGTAGCAAtggcccccttttcatttctgatttaattatttgtatcctctctttctttcttagtctagctaaaggtttgtcaattttatttatcttttcaaagaaccaacttttggttttgttgatgctattgtgcattttgtttgtttatttgtttgatttCTATTGCATTCATCTCCACTCTAACCTGTTCTTTCCTTTTGCTCAATTTAagcttagtttgctcttctttttctagttcttctagttttgaggttaagtctctTGCAGAGAGCATTTAGGCAGGTCatgctttttttccattctgccaatctttgcctttttactgaagagtttaatccttTACATTGAAAGTCACTACTGACATTAATACAGGAcattcttcttccattttgctatttagccgtTGTAATTCTCAGtcattttttgtccctcacttccattattGCCCACTTTTATACTTGATTTTTTGTGTTAtgccatattgagtgccttctcagtTCTACAtgggtatatttttcatctattttccttgtggtaacTATGGGGTTGAAAAtctaacatcctaaatatgtaacaatcatgCTTTGATAACAACTTCAATaatatgcacatatacttttcctatatccctctgtcccaCCAAcattttttatacttgttaccacttatatctttgtgcattgtatgtccaaaaccaaagatttatcattactttttatgcatgtgCATTTTAGCTCCTCTAAGCAGCAAGAAGTggtgttacataccaaacaacacAACAccataatactggcatttataattactcaaatggttatctttaccacaggtctttatttctttatgctgctttgaaccactgtttagtgtcctttcctttcagtttgacgaattccctttagcactgcttgtagggcaggcctagtggtgatgaactgcCTCAACTTTtgcttatctgagaatgtcttaatctctccctcattttttaaagaaagtcgctggatataaaatttggggctggtagtttttttctttcagcattttaagaatttcaacccactgccttcttgccttcatggtttctgatgagaaatcagcactcctTTGTATGTAACATTGCCTTTCTCATGCAGCTTTAAGaaccctctccttgtcctttgcattcaatagtgtgcccatatgatggggtgtatttttcttcctgtttatcgtgtttggtgttctctgagtttcatggatgtgcatattcatgtcttttactaAGTTTAGGAAGTTATCTGTCATTCTTCCTTTGACTATTCTgccctttattctttcttctccttctgggactcccataatgcagaTACTGGTGCAGCTGATGTATCCctgaggtgtcttaggctatttttgcttttagtattttttacttctgctcctcagcctcactcatttcaagtgtcttgtcttcaagttcaccgattctttcttctaacagctccattctgctcttgaaatcctcctgggcatttttcatttcagtaactgtggtcttcaactccagtagttctgtttggttcctttttaaaatttctgtctctgtacTAAGACTTTtgtattgctcattcattgttttcctcatatcccttagttctattttttttcatctccttgagcatttttaggataattttttttaaaaggctttgttcaaTATGTCATCATCCTTGTCTTTCCCTGGGTGTTTTCTGTAGGTTTaaccttttcctttggatgggccatcatctcctatttctttgtttgtcctgtactcttttgttgcatactgcaCATTTTAGTGTTaagtgttaattctgggatttattccaagatgtctgtttcttgattttgtaaccatcTGGTGATATGATAAGAGATTTTCTTCAGCCTCTATCAcaaaggtctgcccaaggcaaatgccccAAGCagtgttttccctgtctttctagGCCCTGTCTTGTTCTGGGTTTTTCCTTGTTAGCTGTTTTGGAgttctgtttacaggaatttggttGACCCCTCTGTTTTCCAAGAGACAGACCACCCTCTccaggtgtttgaagctggcaagACTTTCTCCCAGACTGTCCACTTCTACAGTTTTTTACATTCTTGTTGTCTCAAGCTActtttgtctggagggcaaattctgagacaAGGGGCATACCAGAGAGTACTCTCTCAAGTCAGtttttccagccaaaacagggccagggacccatgaatgGGGTGCAGGTCAGCTCCAAGGTGCCCTGGggaagggatcaggaagggcaccaagagcttcctggcctgcccagcaaatacaGCTCTTCAATATAATTGTCCCCCACAGCCCTAAGGAAGCACAGCatttttaaatctccactgccaccacccgTCTGGGGGAAgggttgaaataatggctgccATCAACTTTGTTCAGTAGCTGCCCTCTGAAATGAGCCACCAGCAattctgaattcactaatcaaaatcCATGATCAGTAGTCAGCCGTGCCCACCCCATTctgggggaagaggatttttactccatttctgtcaccagtgagctagccagggggACCCCATAGTGGCCTGGCCTGAGAGCACAAGAGGGGTGCCAGTAGCCACCTCACAGAGAGAGCAACTTTCTGTTCTGTACCATgacttaccagcctcttcctcctgctcttccctgggtgctgtagTGTTCTGCTGGCCTCCGGAGTTTCAAAACAGtcatttcagacagttcctgcctgtttaatattgTTTCTGTAGAAGGACTGAATCTTGGAACTCCCTACTCCACcttcttcccacaatcctctccagAAAAGGTTTCTGTCCACCAGTTATATCAAAATGACAATAACATATACCTTTTTACAGTTTTCTAAAGTgattaaaaacaggaaaacacaTGAGTAACTATATTTGATTTGAAACAGTATAATGTATTATGCAAAATTATCTCACTTCCTTTTATCTCTTACATTAAGAATTTAGAATAATAAATCAGTGGCTAAAGAATCACTAGCAGGTTTGAAGATTCAGAGTGCCTTCTCTGGAGAGACTTTTCCACAGGTATTTTTGAGACTTTGGGAGGTGGTAGGACTCGTAGTTATTTGATAACCCCCTTTTCACTGAAAGTGTCTTTTCAGTAAATGTAGGCCTTAGACTAGCAAGTTACGCATTATTCTGTTGTCtcaaagtttttctttctttcctgagcTGTTATCTCAGCTGCTTCCCCTTGCACCCAACTGCGAAAAGGGGCAACTGCTTTTAAAACACACTACTCCAGCCCTTAGGAGCATCATTTTTTCACTCCAGTGCAGTACCTTTTCCAAGGTAACAAAATGACATATTTATTAAAAGACTAAAAAAACAATGGGACTATGTGGGTAGGGTGGGGCATATGGAAACTaggtactttctgcatgattttctgtaaacttacaactgctataaaaagtaaaaataaaaaaagaaacaatgggctTGTAATCATCATGAAAACACTTTCCTATTACCATGGATTTAACAAGTGAGACTAACACTGTCCTGTTCTCTGAAGGCAGAGGaactcacatttattgagcacttaatatatgccaggcacttgACCGTGTTATCTTGTTTAATTCTTACAATAATCCTGTGAGGTACTTGGTATCCCCatattaaagatgagaaaataagGTTCAAAGGTTAATATAACCTGCCCAAAGTCAAACTGTTAGTCAATGGCTGAGCCCAAATCCAAACCTTACTCTACATGGCTGCAAAGCCTGAGCCATTCCCCTATGTTCTGCTGACTATggggacagaaaaggaaaaactggtGAATGGAGACTCTTCTCTATGCCCTGATAAAACTTGGAAAGGAAGTTCTCTAAGAAACCCCACAGGACACTGACCCAAAACCATATGATCCATTTCATATACAACTGTTGAAGATACTCTAAATCCTTTAAGAACTGTGTATAAAGTTTAGTCAAAGATACTCTAAATCCTTTAAGAATTGCGATTCAAGTTTACCACTATGTAGACTTCCAGCAAATATCCACGTTACTCAACTGTAGGCAATCTAATCTATTTCAGACACTAAACCTCTGTGAATTTGCAGACTCAGATGATagaattttaaattcaaattataaAGATTCCCTCATTTCACATTTGAGGAAACCAGAAAGGTTACATAACTTTTCAGCAAATTTTATTTAGTCATTAGGTTCTAAATTTGGCCTTAGCCTGTATTTAAATGTGAAAAGAATTATCACATTTTGCAAAGAAGATTATGATTTGTCCTTACAGAACTGGTTTGCATTAATACATTTATCTGCCTCAAATGCACAATTACAGCTCAACAGAGAAAACATCTGACTGAACATCTTAATGTAGCTAGATTCTATTTACACCAATGTCTAAAAAAAAGCCATTTCTCTCTTACTGCCACAGAACTTTGTTTGGGGGCCACAGCCTGGttcataacactagctgaatgTTTATTTAGCAATTGGCTTCTGCTCAAGCAAACTATCTCTAAGGTTTGGGTGTTAAAAGTTGACTGCCCTTCCAGTCTGAAAAAAATATCGAAAGAAATGGACTATGATCTTCTAAACATAAACACAACAGTACTAATATAGTTGACAATTCTCTGAACTCAACTATTTTTttcacataatatttttaaaatcctacatACAAACTGTAGTGTCCAAGATTCTAGGCATGGTACCTACCTAATAAGAAGTAGTCACAATGTTTCATGTTATGAAACTGTGATCTGTGATTTGTAGAACTTGGAGAAtcttaagaaataaaaccaatGAAGAAAGTGTTAGTAATGGTACCTGTTAGCCTTTGagaaagaattagaattaatgagcaaatttgaCATGAATTTAACCATAAAGGTAATTTTAGCACAAATCTCAATTATGTGACACGTTAATCAATCAGCAATGAACAGCAATGCTCTCTAGACCCCTGAACACCAAGCTTAAAGGAAATGGTGATAGTCTATGTcaagaaagattaaaataaaacacaagaatTTTCTAACTAATGGGGATGGAGGGTCCCCACTCagccttttgatttttttggtgGGGGATGGGCAGAGGATGGAGATAGTAAAAATACCCACAACACTTGAATGACACTGGTGAGAACTCATAGCCCTTTCTTAGCTCTAAGAATTTGAAGCATAGAGTTATCTTGTTgatggaagggagaaaagaatcaCAGTCCTACCATTATAACAGTCCATTCATTTTGACCCATGCAATGACCCAATTCCAAAACCCAAAAAACTTTTACAAAAGTGAGGATGCTGCCAGGGACAGTTCCAGAAATGAGATTTCTAGAAAGGCAGGAAGAAAGAGCAATCTCACAGATAAGCAGAAGAATATCCAAAGATATATTGTTTTCATCAGCCAATCTTTATGAATGTCAACATAATCTGtgctattattttctttataggtAGGTAAAAAATACAGTCTATCAGAAATTTCCTTGAAATGGTTAACAGAAAGGGCAACACTCACATTTCTTTTTGGTTCTCTTAACAGAAGGCACATACTTGAATTCTTGGATGATAAATGCCATTGTGTGTGAACTATATGATAATGCACAGGGGCTGATGACTTAGACAATCACAGCACCTTTGAAAGGCATTTATCTATGGTTCAGTGTTAGGCATTTGAAAAAACACCTGTTTTATGGTTCAGTGttaggcatttgaaaaaaaacacCTGTTTTTTGGCACTTTCTCCTCCCTTGAATAAAAGAATGGATACATGAAACCCCTGAATTTAAGAATGACCTCAACTATTTATTTCAGGGGCCGGGAGATTATGGCCCATGGCTGGCTGGCTgtttctataaataaagttttattagggcgcacacacacacacacacacacacaaagctttACTCTAAAGTTTATGAAAATATAAccaaattatttcagaattttagAGCTGCAAAAGGACCCTAGCGATCCTCCGGTCGAACTCCTACCCAACTGTGTAACTGAGGTAACTGAGACCTTCAGAGATTAAACAACTCGCCTCAGGTCTTTGGCTATATTAGCAAGGCCAGAACTCCAGTCTTCTGCCTCTTTGCATACTTCACATATTTGGGATAAGCTCTTGAAAGAATTAGCTTAAACTTATTTTAGCTAGAAACAAACTCTGGATATCTCCTATGCTTcactcatcttttaaaaattacatatcaCAAAAACAATGTTAACCTTTGACTTAAAATATCATACCAACAAACTTGTGATatattgaaatcattttattACTATAAAGCAATGGAATAAATCCTTTAACAGGACTATTGTTTCACTATCATGGAAATCATGCCTGACTCAAATTATGTGTGGATTGCTTTCACTTCcacatatataaaaacatttctaTTTCACTGATCGATAGAACAGCACACAACTATGCACCTCTTCTTTATGGTTTAAATGCACGTAAATGCACTCACATACACTGGATTTTTCATACCACCCAAGAACTCCATAATATATGAACAACTTTTCAGTACACTATTTCTGccctaccatttttttcttttaatggaaaaaaatactgtgGTACAAAAAGACCTTTTTACAagatcttttctggagaaatgttTGAGAATACAGTTATAGTTCTATAATGACTGTAATCAAGAACATCCTACAAGGACATGAGGGTAGACTCACTCTCCTGGAGAGTTTCTGATCTTATTAAGAATATTATAATGACTGGGGAGAGGGGGAAATATTACAAAGAATTCTAGCAGAAGACTCTCTTATGGAgctatttttaaacacatttcaaTCCTATAATGGCTATAGTGAAGATGACATGATAGTTGAATCATTCTGCTGAAAAAGTTTGTGTCTATAAAGACACTCATAATTTAACGTAACTAAATGTCATACTTTATGTTCTGTGAAAATAAGAGGCCATGAGAGCAGAAAAATGTAGAACTGTAACAAAGTACAAGGAAACACTCTTGAAGAATAAACACTTAACACATAATTTTAAATGGTATCTAATAATTTTTCATGTCAACTCTTTTAACTaaacatataaaatttttaaatggcaaataaTAAATCATGTCTAATCTTTTAACAAAATCCacaaaaagattataaaaattaaacaacaataAATGTCTTGTGTAAAGTTTTAAAGGAAAGCTTCAATATCATTCTGTCTAATCAAATACTCCAGGAATTTTAGTTACTGCTCAGGAGCAGTTGATACATTTCTAAGACAATTCAGTTATGAAAATAATGTCACAATTAAGGTTTGGCGTGGTAGCATTCTAGCAATCTTTAGTCATCCACAAATGTTAACCGTCCAGGCCCTTCATTCTTCATCCATCTCCTGTATCTTTTCCATCTGGGGTCATTTGCcaattttttctttagttcttcctcTTGCTCTTGTTTGTAGGCCTATAAATATAAACAATACTAACTGATTTTATATCCAAAGAGGAACATTTgtcatatttacatatttacattcCTCAAATGTAACTTTAGGTAAAAGTTTCCAATGAATGTATTGGTTTGTCTTCTGAagatcattcatttaaaaataccaaGCAATTACAATTAAGTACTTCAACAGTCCATGTTAAATTAAAAAGAGTGACTTGTACAGTAACTAGCAATTTTTTGTCAGTGAATTCCATACCCTAGGAATACATTCCTTTCCTCACTGAATCATatttaaactgaatttaaagagCTTAAACATTTCCTCTGTATACTAATGTCCAATATCAATATAAGaatcaaaactttatttttttaatgtggaaccCTGTAATTTTAACTGATGACTTTCAGTATTTGTTGAACCTAATCAAGGAACAAATTGATCTTACATATACTTTTGACTCCAAGCTGAACTTCAGATCTACTTTTATCTTCGAAGATCAATTAATGGTTGTCGAAATTATCTtttgatttaagtttctaaagaagGTTAAATAAACCACACAGGTTAAGAACAAACAGTATTTATAGTTCCTAACTTTTAGGGGGTGTGTTAACTAAATGGAAAAGTCTTCATAGCCACATTAAATTTTAGAAAGAACTGATTTCATCTCCAAATATTAGGATGTAATGACTACAATACAATAGCCTTTTATTAGTACTCTACGAAAGACACAGCTCTGTGGATAGTGCTACTTAACCTACTTCaacaagaaaaattttcaaatagtGTGGGAACTACACAATTTGTTACCTCCCATTTTTATGCTATTGGTAAGTAGGCTGAATATATCTCCTTGCCAAAACATTCTGGCAGTTCATCATAAGTTACTTAAATGTAATTCAGACTGAAGTTTTTACTTTCAGAAAAATCTTAATTTAGgatatcacatttaaaaaaaggaatggctataaaactttaaaaagctaATATATATCAGATTTTACAAGAAGGTTTCACTGTACTCTATTCTCAGGTTTAACACACTAACCAATTAATTTTACTCAGAACCTAAAACAATATCATTATGATAATGATACTGCTAGACCCTCTCTTTAGCACTATTTCTGGGTAAGTAATCACCTCAAAGTAATTTTTATAGCTGGCAATTGTAGAATACAGCATTTATTAAAATGCCCAAATTTTAGAGGTATTCCTGTaaataaattaaacttaaaagtaaattaaatgcAACTTTTCATGCATATGCTAATTATTAAgcagaagttatttttaaatgaataattatcTCAACGAAATTTCTATCACttgttctctctccctttttaaaaaatttcggTAGATAGGTTCACATCCATATGACTCAAGGCAATCTGGTGAGGACCAAAGTTTAATTAGTGCAATTAATGGTAAGTGTAGAATCCTTGCAGAAATATATATCCCCATCCCACTGCAGTTTAACACAACAAATTAAACCATTAACTTTCTTCAGATTCAGTCAGTGTATCTGaagttcatcttttaaaaaaacaaaatacagattAAAAATCTATTGTCTCactaccaaataaaataaaaataaaagtagtctttattcatcatttaatttttggatttaaaaaatgtaaacaccCTTCTTTGATCCCTATTATAGATCTAGTTTTAACTTGGCAAGGAAGATGAAACTCAAATCACAGCAGTGGCCACTCACCTCATAGTTCTCCTTTATCCAGAGCTCCCGTTTAAGAAATGTTTCTTTCTGATGATCTTCTAGACTATCAAACTGAGACTTTGACATTTTCATAGATTTACGTATGATATACAGTCTTTCTTCCTCCCCATATTCTTTGCCTTTGATATTAAAATTATAGACCCATCGGCAATACCAGACTATATATGAGCACAGATGAAAAGGagctaaaataatttgaaaaaggaGAAGATCACGAATTTGGGGTTTCTGATAGCCTCCTTTTAtatcaattttactttttataatgttCTTTATGATGTTCTCCTCCTCATCAcgaatttcctctttggattttttgtttctgcctttttctttggcttttttgAGCAATCCCTGTTGCTTGGCAATTTCCATAGCTTGGATACGGTATTTGGGTACTGTGGCCAGGTAGCTGATTGCCTTATTGTAGCCATTCCACCAGCTGAAAAACTGGaacatttaataaagaaaaa
Proteins encoded:
- the DNAJC25 gene encoding dnaJ homolog subfamily C member 25 — protein: MVEPLAPPREVGAAGRRCLALLLVLLLARPAGALVEGLYCGKRDCYEVLGVSRSAGKAEIARAYRQLARRYHPDRYRPEPGDGDPGWTAQSAEEVFLLVVTAYETLKDEETRKDYDYMLDHPEEYYSHFYHYYSRRLAPKVDVRVVILVSVCAISVFQFFSWWNGYNKAISYLATVPKYRIQAMEIAKQQGLLKKAKEKGRNKKSKEEIRDEEENIIKNIIKSKIDIKGGYQKPQIRDLLLFQIILAPFHLCSYIVWYCRWVYNFNIKGKEYGEEERLYIIRKSMKMSKSQFDSLEDHQKETFLKRELWIKENYEAYKQEQEEELKKKLANDPRWKRYRRWMKNEGPGRLTFVDD